In Clostridium sp. DL-VIII, the following proteins share a genomic window:
- a CDS encoding tyrosine-type recombinase/integrase yields MVRNDDTKIKYFTQQETKRLFDAIESLKSIHIVRDLAIFRVAYRCGLRASEIALITLQDYNKAKGEIYCKRLKGSKNNTIRLDDKTKFVLDKYIEESNIIVDNEPIFKSQKNNPISRQTLDYLIKKYCEIANIADKSKHHFHAIKHTTAVHLAESDMDIKELQWWLGHKSVTNTEIYFQFTTKQQERMYLKLSHKSEMV; encoded by the coding sequence ATTGTGAGAAATGATGATACTAAAATTAAATATTTCACTCAACAAGAGACTAAAAGACTTTTTGACGCTATAGAAAGTTTAAAGAGTATACATATAGTTAGGGATTTGGCAATTTTTAGAGTTGCATATAGATGTGGTTTAAGAGCATCAGAAATTGCATTAATAACATTACAAGATTATAACAAGGCTAAAGGTGAAATATATTGTAAAAGATTAAAGGGCAGTAAAAATAATACAATAAGACTTGATGATAAAACAAAATTTGTATTAGATAAGTATATTGAAGAAAGTAATATAATAGTTGATAATGAACCAATATTTAAAAGTCAAAAAAATAATCCGATTTCCAGGCAGACACTTGATTATTTAATAAAAAAATACTGTGAAATTGCTAATATTGCTGATAAGAGTAAGCATCACTTTCATGCGATTAAACATACTACAGCTGTACATTTAGCAGAATCTGATATGGATATTAAAGAATTACAGTGGTGGCTTGGACATAAATCTGTTACTAATACTGAAATATACTTTCAATTTACTACAAAGCAGCAGGAAAGAATGTATCTAAAGCTTTCTCATAAAAGTGAAATGGTTTAA
- a CDS encoding methyl-accepting chemotaxis protein: MKWFKDLKIAPKLISSFILVALLICLVGVNGLRNMNTINSNAGSMHDYNLESIKALNTIKLNFGDIRSDLLKLVYQQNKNNQNESIKKEISQLLNENNDLISKYETSLLSKSEESAFSDLKLNRDSYSSNINTIVSLIDKNDYEAADANFDKITEIRKKIYDDMDKLIQNNISQSDDAYNKNNLTYKNSFISITLIIIIGLVLAIVLGLLISLMISKQVNKVLLFAEALGQGDLTKSIAIDTNDEIGNLSKALNSAKENIQKLILEIMNSSSDISATSEELSATTEEISSKMEVVSESTEQISKGVQDLSATSEEVTASTEEITSTTSILAKEADKAITSITEIKNRAIDIKMKASQNIKQGNSIYEENRSNILNAIKDAKVVEEVKTMADSIGSIAEQTNLLALNAAIEAARAGEQGKGFAVVADEVRKLAEQSSEAVSSIQNMVSQVQAAFERLSKSGQDVLEFMSNNVKPNYELLMNTGLQYEKDSEFMNDIIKNFASSSKQIDELIMQVSSAVQNVSAVAQESASGTEEISSSVNEVTVAVSDVAKSSQSQAELSQKLSEMIQKFKI, from the coding sequence ATGAAATGGTTTAAAGATCTAAAAATAGCCCCTAAATTAATATCATCTTTCATCTTAGTTGCATTATTGATATGCTTAGTTGGAGTTAACGGACTTCGTAACATGAATACAATAAACTCCAATGCTGGCAGCATGCATGATTATAATTTAGAATCAATTAAAGCATTAAATACCATAAAGTTAAATTTCGGAGATATTCGTTCAGATTTATTAAAGCTTGTTTATCAACAGAATAAAAATAATCAAAATGAAAGCATAAAAAAAGAGATATCTCAGTTACTTAATGAAAATAATGACCTAATTAGTAAATATGAGACTTCTCTACTTTCAAAATCAGAAGAATCTGCCTTTTCAGACTTAAAATTAAATAGAGATTCATATTCTTCTAACATAAATACAATAGTATCATTAATCGATAAAAATGATTATGAGGCAGCGGATGCAAATTTTGATAAAATTACTGAGATAAGAAAAAAAATATATGATGACATGGATAAATTAATACAGAATAATATCTCTCAGTCAGATGATGCTTACAATAAAAATAATTTAACATATAAAAATTCTTTTATTAGTATAACTTTGATAATAATAATAGGTTTAGTTCTTGCAATTGTATTAGGTTTATTAATATCATTGATGATTTCTAAGCAGGTAAATAAAGTCCTCTTATTTGCCGAAGCGCTTGGACAAGGTGATTTAACTAAATCTATAGCTATTGATACTAATGATGAAATAGGAAATCTTTCAAAAGCACTAAATTCAGCAAAGGAAAATATCCAAAAATTAATTTTGGAAATAATGAATAGCTCAAGTGATATAAGCGCAACCAGTGAAGAACTTTCCGCTACCACTGAAGAAATTTCTTCAAAAATGGAAGTAGTAAGCGAATCTACAGAACAAATATCTAAAGGTGTTCAAGATCTAAGTGCGACCTCCGAAGAAGTAACTGCCTCAACCGAGGAAATAACTTCTACTACCAGCATATTAGCTAAAGAAGCTGATAAGGCAATAACATCTATAACTGAGATAAAGAATCGTGCCATTGATATAAAAATGAAGGCATCACAAAATATTAAGCAAGGTAATTCAATTTATGAAGAAAATCGTTCAAATATTTTAAATGCTATAAAAGACGCCAAAGTAGTTGAAGAGGTTAAGACTATGGCTGACTCCATTGGAAGTATTGCAGAACAAACTAACCTATTAGCTTTAAATGCAGCTATAGAAGCTGCAAGAGCTGGAGAACAAGGCAAAGGTTTTGCTGTTGTTGCAGATGAAGTTAGAAAACTCGCCGAGCAATCTTCTGAAGCTGTAAGTAGCATTCAAAATATGGTATCACAAGTCCAAGCAGCTTTCGAAAGACTTTCGAAAAGTGGACAAGATGTTCTTGAATTTATGTCTAATAATGTAAAGCCTAATTATGAACTTCTTATGAATACCGGACTGCAATATGAAAAAGATTCCGAGTTTATGAATGATATTATAAAAAACTTTGCCTCATCTTCCAAACAAATAGATGAATTAATCATGCAGGTAAGTAGTGCAGTGCAAAATGTATCAGCTGTAGCTCAAGAATCCGCAAGTGGTACTGAAGAAATTTCTAGCAGCGTTAATGAAGTAACTGTTGCTGTAAGTGATGTTGCAAAATCATCTCAAAGTCAGGCTGAACTTTCACAAAAACTTAGTGAAATGATTCAAAAATTTAAAATATAG
- a CDS encoding SoxR reducing system RseC family protein: MKAVQQKEINSKNNEKIVQNKKNTNMILAAFMIFILPIIIIFVGVLIGESIGEAVNGSIIIFQVIGGIVGLIIDGIIIKIFDKSSKIDKNAEKIHWDDL, from the coding sequence ATGAAGGCAGTGCAGCAAAAAGAAATTAACAGTAAAAATAATGAAAAAATCGTGCAGAATAAAAAGAATACCAACATGATATTAGCTGCATTCATGATTTTTATTTTGCCTATAATAATCATATTTGTTGGAGTGCTTATAGGAGAAAGTATAGGGGAAGCTGTTAATGGCTCAATTATAATCTTTCAAGTTATTGGAGGAATAGTAGGTCTTATAATAGATGGAATTATAATAAAGATATTTGACAAGTCTTCTAAAATAGATAAAAATGCTGAAAAGATTCATTGGGATGATTTATAA
- a CDS encoding IS630 family transposase — MRKRLTVNTKHASYETIKALYKSEKNPKIKTRLLTILHLFEGKSSVEISLLLKQSDATIRTTIHRYNKFGLEGLKDLEHAPKKTILTSDELAIVDNILKESPYNSGLNYNNWTGELLVNWVSLNFNKKISLGTAYNIFSRLNYSKTRAKRLSNKIDKETLTNFREKLSNLIISKDENTVILYEDEAIITSEPSATAVWTKVGVQPIVKTLPGGTRKRAVIFGATNPETGDLIYKISDKGNSDNFKSFLKYGL; from the coding sequence ATGAGAAAAAGATTAACTGTTAATACAAAGCATGCATCTTATGAAACTATAAAAGCGCTATATAAAAGTGAGAAAAATCCAAAAATTAAAACTAGATTATTAACTATATTGCATTTATTTGAAGGAAAATCTAGTGTTGAAATTTCTCTTCTTTTAAAACAATCTGATGCTACGATTAGAACGACTATTCATCGATATAATAAATTTGGATTAGAAGGCTTGAAAGACTTAGAGCACGCCCCAAAGAAAACAATTTTAACATCAGATGAACTTGCTATTGTTGATAATATTTTAAAAGAATCCCCCTATAATTCCGGTCTCAATTATAATAATTGGACTGGTGAACTTCTTGTAAATTGGGTAAGTTTAAACTTCAATAAAAAAATTTCACTTGGTACAGCTTATAATATATTTTCTAGACTTAACTACTCAAAAACTAGAGCTAAAAGATTAAGTAATAAAATTGATAAAGAAACTTTAACTAATTTTAGAGAAAAACTATCGAATTTGATAATATCAAAAGACGAAAATACTGTGATTCTCTATGAAGATGAAGCTATTATAACATCAGAGCCGTCTGCGACTGCCGTTTGGACTAAAGTCGGAGTTCAGCCTATAGTTAAAACTTTACCAGGTGGCACAAGAAAAAGAGCTGTTATATTTGGTGCTACTAACCCTGAGACCGGTGATCTTATCTATAAGATTTCTGATAAAGGAAATTCAGATAATTTTAAGTCTTTTTTAAAATACGGTCTCTGA
- a CDS encoding sugar O-acetyltransferase, with protein sequence MNQKERMLLGLPYKAWLDGLTEERMKNKQKIYEFNLCRPDEKEKIEKLTREILYKVGSNVHIEAPFHCDYGKNIQIGNNFFANYNCTILDVGKVIIGDNVQFAPNVALYTAGHPIHPDSRNSGYEYGISITIGNNVWLGGNVIVNPGVHIGNNVVIGSGSVVTKDIPDNMIAAGNPCKIIREITEEDRKYYYKNNIFDVDDYK encoded by the coding sequence ATGAATCAAAAAGAAAGAATGTTATTGGGGCTTCCATATAAAGCATGGTTAGATGGATTGACAGAAGAACGAATGAAAAATAAGCAGAAGATATATGAGTTTAACTTGTGCAGACCAGATGAAAAAGAAAAAATAGAAAAGTTGACAAGAGAAATTCTATATAAGGTGGGCTCTAATGTTCATATTGAAGCACCATTTCACTGTGATTATGGTAAAAATATTCAAATTGGAAACAATTTCTTTGCAAACTATAACTGCACTATTTTAGATGTGGGAAAGGTAATCATAGGAGATAATGTGCAATTTGCACCTAATGTAGCATTATACACTGCAGGACATCCAATCCATCCTGATTCAAGGAATTCAGGATACGAGTATGGAATAAGTATAACTATTGGTAATAATGTTTGGCTTGGAGGAAATGTTATAGTTAATCCAGGAGTGCATATTGGTAATAATGTAGTTATTGGTTCAGGAAGTGTAGTTACTAAAGATATACCTGACAACATGATTGCAGCTGGCAATCCATGCAAGATTATTCGTGAAATTACAGAAGAAGACCGGAAATATTACTATAAAAATAACATTTTCGATGTTGACGATTACAAATAG
- a CDS encoding tetratricopeptide repeat protein, translated as MLDFDIEIEKMQPINIKNFEFTSYKIDEKIKKSIILYNTAIGEMKKNKLNLAIDDLKKALSYNKSFFEASKFIGLCYVNIGEYRKAKKIFKKLAKNEMFKELAKEYLENIEFKQIVSKTSGDIVEVNHIYNEAINKKSTPVKGIILALSITVIAIAGVYIDYFNPLNIKEVLGKFQYGNEAISSDEKDNENLDENNSSPESEKKDFTYEENEIPTKDLDSTKSNVGGNKDENNTINMISEAETYFNDGDYEKSANILISMRNMNLDNETKLKFDRLWQDISTSKVWSIYNDGNQLYKKGNYEEALPKIKIASEINPDLDIIPWATFQVGMCYKETKDYENALIYFHKVIDNYPKSTYVSNAKMMISQIGN; from the coding sequence TTGCTTGATTTTGATATAGAAATTGAAAAGATGCAGCCAATCAATATAAAAAATTTTGAATTTACTTCATATAAAATAGATGAAAAGATTAAAAAGTCTATTATTTTATATAATACGGCAATTGGAGAGATGAAAAAAAATAAGTTAAATTTAGCAATAGATGATTTGAAAAAAGCTTTATCATATAATAAAAGTTTTTTTGAAGCAAGCAAATTTATTGGATTATGTTATGTTAATATTGGAGAATATAGAAAGGCTAAAAAGATATTTAAAAAATTAGCTAAAAATGAGATGTTTAAAGAGCTAGCAAAAGAATACCTAGAGAATATAGAATTTAAACAAATTGTATCTAAAACTTCAGGAGATATAGTAGAAGTTAATCATATCTATAATGAAGCAATTAATAAAAAGAGCACACCAGTAAAAGGTATCATTCTTGCATTATCAATTACTGTGATTGCTATAGCAGGAGTTTATATTGATTATTTTAATCCATTAAATATTAAAGAAGTTTTAGGAAAATTTCAATATGGAAATGAAGCAATCTCTTCTGATGAAAAAGATAATGAAAACTTAGATGAAAATAATAGTTCACCTGAATCAGAAAAAAAAGATTTTACTTATGAAGAAAATGAAATCCCTACAAAAGATTTGGATAGTACAAAGTCTAATGTAGGTGGTAATAAGGATGAAAATAACACTATCAATATGATAAGTGAAGCAGAGACATATTTTAATGACGGAGATTATGAAAAATCAGCTAATATATTAATAAGCATGAGAAATATGAATTTAGATAATGAAACAAAATTAAAGTTTGATAGATTATGGCAGGATATAAGTACTAGTAAGGTATGGAGTATATATAATGATGGAAATCAATTATATAAGAAAGGGAATTATGAGGAGGCATTACCTAAAATTAAAATAGCTTCTGAAATCAATCCTGATTTAGATATTATACCTTGGGCTACTTTCCAAGTGGGAATGTGTTATAAGGAAACTAAAGATTATGAGAATGCTCTTATATATTTTCATAAAGTAATAGACAACTATCCTAAATCAACATATGTTTCAAATGCTAAAATGATGATAAGTCAAATAGGGAATTAG
- a CDS encoding ComEC/Rec2 family competence protein, producing the protein MKNSKRILSIFLTVILSSLLISCGKTNQDNSKNTQVSGVKIHYIDVGQGDSELIQIEDKNILIDAGTSDKKALDYLKSIGVTNLDYVIATHPHEDHIGSMDDVIKEVNIGVFYSPKITYTTKTYENMVKALKDKNLKITVPKVGDSLTIGNATLTFLAPNSTGYEDINNYSIVCKLKYGNTSFIFMGDAEDISESEILKKQLDIQADVLKVGHHGSSSSTTKAFLDKVNPKYAVISCGKANDYGHPHKETLDKLNAKNINVFRTDLEGTIVATSNGKDIKFNVNPVEKNSDVPGSQDKKTIKKEN; encoded by the coding sequence ATGAAGAATAGCAAGAGGATATTAAGTATTTTTCTAACTGTTATACTTTCTTCATTATTAATTTCATGCGGAAAAACTAATCAAGATAATAGTAAAAATACGCAAGTAAGTGGAGTGAAAATACATTATATTGATGTTGGACAAGGAGATAGTGAACTAATTCAAATAGAGGATAAGAATATATTAATTGATGCTGGAACTAGCGATAAGAAAGCTCTAGATTATCTTAAATCTATTGGGGTCACTAATCTAGATTATGTAATAGCAACTCATCCACATGAGGATCATATAGGAAGTATGGATGACGTTATTAAGGAAGTCAATATTGGAGTATTTTATTCTCCAAAGATTACATACACAACAAAAACATATGAAAATATGGTTAAAGCTTTGAAAGATAAAAATTTAAAAATTACTGTACCAAAGGTAGGGGATTCTCTTACAATAGGAAATGCAACACTAACGTTTTTAGCTCCTAATAGCACTGGATATGAGGACATTAATAACTATTCAATTGTTTGTAAGCTAAAGTATGGAAATACAAGTTTTATATTTATGGGAGATGCTGAAGATATAAGTGAAAGTGAAATACTTAAAAAACAGCTTGATATTCAAGCCGATGTTTTGAAAGTGGGGCATCACGGCAGTAGTTCCTCAACTACAAAGGCATTTTTAGATAAGGTAAATCCAAAGTATGCTGTAATAAGCTGTGGGAAAGCAAATGACTATGGACATCCTCACAAGGAAACTTTAGATAAACTTAATGCAAAAAATATTAACGTATTTAGAACTGATTTGGAAGGGACAATAGTAGCAACTTCAAATGGTAAGGATATAAAGTTTAATGTCAATCCAGTAGAAAAAAATTCAGATGTACCAGGAAGCCAAGATAAAAAAACTATTAAAAAAGAAAATTAA
- a CDS encoding HD domain-containing protein, giving the protein MKLGIKEAEEILREAEGLNPGSWIEHSKNVALAARLIADKDQGLNSEKAYILGLLHDIGRRKYISGMEHVLYGHAFMQEKGHEEIARICMTHTFPYKDVNAIYGDWGYQREEAEIVEKYIKDIEYDDYDLLIQLCDSLSMPDGFTLIEKRFVNTALRSGISNLIVYKWNAVMDIKKYFEGKIGCSVYKLLPNIVQNTFETF; this is encoded by the coding sequence ATGAAACTAGGAATAAAAGAAGCAGAAGAAATTTTAAGAGAAGCAGAAGGATTAAATCCTGGATCATGGATAGAACATTCAAAAAATGTTGCGCTAGCTGCAAGATTAATAGCAGATAAAGACCAGGGGCTAAATAGTGAAAAAGCTTATATATTAGGATTATTACATGATATAGGAAGACGGAAATACATAAGTGGGATGGAGCACGTGTTATATGGTCATGCTTTTATGCAGGAAAAGGGTCATGAAGAGATTGCAAGAATTTGCATGACGCATACATTTCCGTATAAAGATGTGAATGCAATTTATGGTGATTGGGGTTACCAAAGGGAAGAAGCAGAAATCGTAGAAAAATATATTAAAGATATTGAATATGATGATTATGATCTTCTCATACAATTATGTGATTCACTTTCAATGCCTGATGGATTTACATTAATTGAAAAAAGATTTGTGAATACGGCTTTGAGATCTGGAATTAGTAATTTGATTGTATATAAATGGAATGCGGTTATGGATATAAAAAAATATTTTGAAGGTAAAATTGGATGCTCGGTTTATAAGCTGCTTCCCAATATAGTCCAAAATACATTTGAGACTTTTTAA
- a CDS encoding iron ABC transporter permease, protein MKNLEGISKALIILLLAILIVMPAALVILTSIYPDSKLDICAPFLILSDGEIKKVFINTILLGFLVVIMSTVFALPLAMIMVKTSIRKHKWLEVIFMIPFMTPPYIGAMGWILFMQPNGYYDEFIKLPINLNEHFFSLSGMVIIMSLQTFPFLYLILKNALVKIGGSREEAAYIHGGKGFYTFRRVILPLLLSSYALGALLVFIKAIAEFGTPATFGRKIGFFVLTTEIHQYISSWPIDFPKATSVASMLLTICIGIWYVSSLVNRKYSYNLVSGKGMREKVYKLKFWQSLLVWSYVIGILIISIGIPYFSILAASIMKLRSGGLSISNFTFEYYTKLLSFDSEGMEALLNTLGLSTIATCICAILGTVLAISINKSKRLSEKIIDLCSILPNTIPGIVMVVGLILFWNSSWMAIPIYNTYGMVILTYIVLFLPYTVQYVKASYVQLDESLFNAGKVLGGSRIYVLRRITVPLLIPGILAGWMMTFMISIRELVAPLMILPPSMATASTYIYSQFEQGNLSLGMSMAVICVIITLIMLIAINKVSDMLKLGGTI, encoded by the coding sequence TTGAAAAATTTAGAAGGCATAAGTAAAGCATTAATAATTCTACTTCTTGCAATACTGATAGTTATGCCTGCAGCCCTTGTTATATTAACCAGCATATATCCAGACAGTAAACTGGATATATGTGCACCATTTTTGATTTTATCTGATGGAGAAATAAAAAAGGTTTTCATAAATACAATATTATTGGGTTTTCTAGTTGTGATAATGTCTACTGTATTTGCTCTGCCCCTTGCAATGATAATGGTTAAAACATCTATTAGAAAGCACAAGTGGCTTGAAGTTATATTTATGATTCCTTTCATGACACCTCCCTATATAGGAGCTATGGGATGGATCTTATTTATGCAGCCTAATGGCTATTATGATGAATTTATTAAGCTTCCAATTAATTTGAATGAACATTTCTTTAGTTTATCAGGAATGGTTATAATAATGAGTTTGCAGACATTCCCATTTCTTTATTTAATCTTAAAAAATGCTTTGGTAAAGATAGGTGGAAGCAGAGAAGAAGCTGCATACATTCATGGTGGAAAAGGCTTCTATACATTTAGAAGAGTTATTTTACCTCTGCTACTTTCAAGTTATGCCTTAGGTGCATTGTTAGTTTTTATAAAAGCTATAGCTGAGTTTGGAACGCCTGCTACCTTTGGCAGAAAAATCGGATTTTTCGTTTTAACTACAGAAATACATCAATATATATCAAGCTGGCCAATTGATTTTCCTAAGGCTACTTCTGTTGCCTCAATGCTTTTAACAATTTGCATAGGTATCTGGTATGTAAGTTCTTTAGTTAATAGAAAGTATTCCTATAATTTGGTTAGTGGAAAGGGAATGAGAGAAAAAGTATATAAGCTGAAATTTTGGCAGAGCTTATTGGTTTGGTCATATGTAATAGGAATTTTAATTATATCCATAGGAATTCCATACTTTTCTATTTTAGCTGCATCTATTATGAAGCTTAGAAGCGGTGGACTTTCCATAAGTAATTTTACCTTTGAGTATTATACAAAACTTTTAAGTTTCGACTCTGAAGGGATGGAAGCACTTTTAAATACTCTTGGCTTGTCTACTATAGCGACTTGTATCTGTGCTATTTTAGGGACAGTTCTTGCGATTTCTATTAATAAGTCTAAAAGGCTTTCAGAAAAAATAATAGACTTATGTAGCATCCTTCCAAATACAATACCTGGAATAGTTATGGTAGTCGGATTAATATTATTTTGGAATTCCTCATGGATGGCAATACCTATTTATAACACCTATGGAATGGTCATATTAACCTATATAGTATTGTTTCTGCCATATACAGTTCAATATGTTAAAGCGAGTTATGTACAGCTTGATGAAAGTTTATTTAATGCAGGAAAAGTATTAGGCGGTAGTAGAATTTATGTTTTAAGGAGAATTACTGTGCCCTTATTGATACCTGGAATTCTAGCAGGCTGGATGATGACGTTCATGATTTCAATTAGGGAATTAGTGGCACCTTTAATGATATTGCCTCCTTCAATGGCAACAGCCTCAACTTATATATATTCACAGTTTGAGCAGGGAAACCTATCTTTAGGAATGTCTATGGCTGTGATTTGTGTCATAATTACCTTAATCATGTTAATAGCAATAAATAAGGTAAGCGACATGCTAAAGCTTGGAGGAACAATTTAA
- a CDS encoding ABC transporter substrate-binding protein, with protein MKLKKALAIILVMAISGASLVGCGKSAVQATSAENNGGTPKLNGKLVVYSAGPDELSENIQKGFEEKTGVKVELFKSTNGKILSRLEAEKDKPVADVLVLASLSSAQGLMKDGMTLPYKEAKNADKLFPQWAEKDGNYFNYSLSALGIAYNTKLVKEPPKSWDELTKEDLKDKVNIPDPSLSGSAAEFATGFVNAKGDAGWDFFKKLKDNGGSMAGANQEALDPVITGAKTMAAASVDYMTYQAKAKGEAVDLVYPSEGTIISARPALILKSSSNVENAKAFIDYLLSDEAQKMVSDAYLLPGRSDIKTEGRPSGSEIPTFKTDSDWMNSNQKNVIDKFTKMFKN; from the coding sequence ATGAAATTAAAAAAAGCTTTAGCAATAATTTTAGTTATGGCAATAAGCGGTGCTAGTTTAGTAGGCTGCGGTAAAAGCGCGGTACAGGCTACTTCTGCTGAAAACAATGGAGGAACACCAAAGTTAAATGGTAAGCTCGTAGTATATAGTGCAGGCCCAGACGAGCTGTCTGAAAATATTCAAAAAGGTTTTGAAGAGAAAACTGGAGTTAAAGTAGAATTGTTTAAAAGTACCAATGGAAAAATATTATCGAGATTAGAAGCAGAAAAGGATAAGCCTGTGGCAGATGTTTTAGTATTAGCATCTTTATCTTCTGCACAAGGTTTAATGAAGGATGGTATGACTTTGCCATATAAGGAAGCAAAAAATGCGGATAAGCTTTTCCCACAATGGGCTGAAAAAGATGGAAATTATTTTAATTACAGCTTATCAGCACTAGGGATAGCTTATAATACAAAATTGGTAAAGGAACCACCTAAAAGCTGGGATGAATTAACTAAGGAAGATTTAAAAGATAAAGTTAATATTCCAGATCCATCACTTTCAGGCTCAGCAGCAGAATTTGCTACAGGTTTTGTAAATGCAAAAGGTGATGCAGGCTGGGATTTCTTTAAAAAGTTAAAGGATAACGGAGGTTCCATGGCAGGAGCAAATCAAGAAGCTTTAGATCCAGTTATCACAGGAGCTAAAACCATGGCTGCTGCAAGTGTAGATTATATGACTTATCAAGCTAAGGCTAAAGGAGAGGCTGTTGATTTAGTATATCCGTCTGAGGGGACGATAATAAGTGCCAGACCAGCTTTGATTTTAAAGTCAAGCAGTAATGTTGAAAATGCAAAAGCCTTTATAGATTACTTGTTATCTGATGAAGCTCAGAAGATGGTTTCGGATGCATATTTACTTCCAGGAAGAAGTGATATAAAAACAGAAGGAAGACCAAGTGGAAGTGAAATTCCAACCTTTAAGACTGATTCTGACTGGATGAATTCAAACCAAAAAAATGTTATTGATAAGTTTACAAAAATGTTTAAGAATTAA
- a CDS encoding ABC transporter ATP-binding protein, which translates to MQLRIDGIKKSFNKVQALESISLIINKGSFTTLLGPSGCGKTTLLRCIAGLEEPDEGEIYMGEECLFSREKKINKAINLRNFGMVFQDFALWPHMTVFENIAFGLRATGQQKDLRKKVMEAIDMVRLQGMEKRFPHELSGGQQQRVAFARAVVLKPQLVLFDEPLSALDAILREEMRVEIINLVHNIGSTAIYVTHDQNEALTMSDEIVVMNKGTILQKDAPENIYNKPMKPFVARFIGKSNWLIKNKRLVRPEHIYLKSDGLGEEFETYDGVVKALSYFGDRYEILVEVMEDKKFLIYSSYRIRQGEKIKLFIKKKDIYEIEG; encoded by the coding sequence ATGCAGTTAAGAATAGATGGGATTAAAAAATCTTTCAATAAGGTACAAGCATTAGAGTCAATAAGTTTAATTATAAATAAAGGAAGTTTTACTACTCTTTTAGGGCCATCTGGATGTGGAAAAACAACACTATTAAGATGCATTGCGGGACTTGAAGAACCGGATGAAGGGGAAATATATATGGGAGAGGAATGTTTGTTTTCTAGAGAAAAGAAAATAAATAAAGCCATAAATTTAAGAAACTTTGGCATGGTGTTTCAAGATTTTGCATTATGGCCTCATATGACAGTATTTGAAAATATAGCGTTTGGACTTAGGGCCACAGGACAGCAGAAGGATTTAAGGAAAAAAGTTATGGAAGCAATAGATATGGTAAGACTTCAGGGAATGGAAAAGCGTTTCCCTCACGAGTTATCTGGAGGACAGCAGCAAAGAGTAGCTTTTGCGAGAGCTGTTGTTTTAAAGCCACAGTTAGTTCTATTTGATGAACCCCTTAGTGCTTTAGATGCCATATTAAGAGAAGAGATGAGAGTAGAAATAATTAATTTAGTACATAACATAGGATCTACTGCTATTTATGTTACTCATGATCAAAATGAAGCATTAACTATGTCAGATGAAATTGTAGTTATGAATAAAGGCACGATTCTTCAAAAGGATGCACCTGAAAATATCTATAATAAGCCGATGAAACCTTTTGTAGCAAGATTTATTGGGAAATCAAATTGGCTGATTAAAAACAAAAGATTAGTAAGGCCTGAGCATATATATTTAAAATCCGATGGCTTAGGCGAAGAGTTTGAAACCTATGATGGAGTGGTGAAAGCTTTAAGTTATTTTGGAGATAGGTATGAAATATTAGTAGAAGTTATGGAAGATAAAAAATTCTTAATATACAGTTCATATAGGATTAGGCAGGGAGAAAAGATAAAGCTGTTTATTAAGAAAAAAGATATATATGAGATTGAAGGTTAG